One Hordeum vulgare subsp. vulgare chromosome 4H, MorexV3_pseudomolecules_assembly, whole genome shotgun sequence DNA window includes the following coding sequences:
- the LOC123450870 gene encoding LOB domain-containing protein 24-like gives MSSTGDVEAEMHEEDHEADGSNPRRCAACKYLRRRCAHDCVLAPYFPASHPHRYASVHRVFGASNVARLLQSLPVDERAQAAETMAMEARWRVEDPVYGCSGVISQLQEEILATQCELARTRAQLAIVLAHGARLQGSTVALPPPQPQPERDDGHRVPVAQRQAQGEAVPLLDPDEFLDLDGF, from the exons ATGTCGAGCACCGGCGACGTGGAGGCGGAAATGCACGAGGAAGACCACGAAGCCGACGGCAGTAACCCGAGGAGGTGCGCGGCGTGCAAGTACCTGCGCCGGCGGTGCGCCCACGACTGCGTGCTCGCCCCCTACTTCCCGGCGTCGCACCCCCACCGGTACGCCTCCGTCCACCGGGTCTTCGGCGCCAGCAACGTCGCGAGGTTGCTCCAG AGCTTGCCAGTGGATGAGAGAGCTCAGGCGGCGGAGACGATGGCGATGGAGGCGCGGTGGCGGGTGGAGGACCCGGTGTACGGATGCAGCGGGGTCATCAGCCAGCTGCAGGAGGAGATCCTGGCCACGCAGTGCGAGCTCGCCAGGACGCGGGCGCAGCTCGCCATCGTCCTCGCGCACGGTGCGCGCCTGCAGGGTTCTACGGTTGCTCTTCCTCCGCCGCAGCCGCAGCCGGAGAGAGACGACGGCCACCGCGTCCCCGTGGCGCAGAGGCAAGCGCAGGGAGAGGCGGTGCCGTTGCTCGACCCGGACGAGTTCCTGGACCTCGATGGGTTTTGA
- the LOC123449877 gene encoding SUMO-conjugating enzyme SCE1-like codes for MSSGGIARGRLAEERKAWRKNHPHGFVAKPETLGDGTVNLMVWHCTIPGKQGTDWEGGNYPLTLHFSEDYPSKPPKCKFPTNFFHPNVYPSGTVCLSILNEDSGWRPAITVKQILVGIQDLLDLPNPADPAQTDGYHLYIQDLVEYKRRVRVQAKQYPALV; via the exons ATGTCGTCCGGGGGGATCGCGCGCGGCCGCCTCGCGGAGGAGCGCAAGGCATGGCGGAAGAACCACCCCCAC GGCTTCGTCGCCAAGCCGGAGACGCTGGGCGACGGCACGGTCAACCTCATGGTCTGGCACTGCACCATCCCCGGCAAGCAAGGG ACTGATTGGGAAGGTGGAAACTACCCTCTCACCCTTCATTTCTCTGAGGATTACCCTAGCAAGCCTCCCAAGTGCAAGTTCCCCACAAATTTCTTCCACCCGAATGTCTATCCCTCAGGAACAGTCTGCCTTTCAATCCTCAATGAGGACAGT GGCTGGAGACCTGCTATTACTGTGAAGCAAATCCTTGTTGGAATTCAGGACCTGCTTGATCTGCCGAATCCTGCTGACCCTGCCCAGACTGATGGTTACCACCTGTATATCCAG GATCTAGTTGAATACAAGAGGCGTGTTCGGgtgcaggcaaagcagtatcccgCATTGGTCTGA